Proteins from a genomic interval of Sporolactobacillus sp. Y61:
- a CDS encoding formamidase gives MGSIGSMTKPSEGFLAALIQYPVPVVDSRADIDKQIKQIVKILHSTKAGYPGVELIVFPEYSTQGLNTKKWTTDEFLCSVPGPETDIYAKACMDAGVFGVFSIMEKDPEGGAPFNTSIIINPEGEIVLKYRKLNPWVPVEPWQAGNLGLPVCEGPGGSILSVCICHDGMFPEIAREAAYKGANVLIRISGYSTQVNDQWILTNRSNAWQNLMYTLSVNLAGYDGTFYYFGEGQACNFDGTTLVQGHRNPYEIVTAEIYPKLADQARLDWGLENNIYNLGTRGYVATPGGVKENPYTFIQDLAENNYKLPWEDKIKIKDGSIYGYPVNKEMSNK, from the coding sequence ATGGGAAGTATTGGAAGCATGACGAAACCAAGTGAAGGATTTCTTGCCGCTCTTATTCAATATCCGGTGCCAGTTGTTGACTCTCGAGCAGACATTGACAAACAAATTAAACAAATCGTAAAAATCCTTCATTCAACGAAGGCCGGATATCCCGGAGTTGAACTCATAGTATTCCCAGAATACAGTACCCAAGGATTGAATACGAAAAAATGGACAACTGATGAATTTCTCTGTTCGGTACCAGGTCCTGAAACAGACATCTATGCCAAGGCCTGCATGGATGCCGGAGTGTTTGGTGTCTTTTCAATTATGGAAAAAGATCCAGAAGGCGGTGCCCCTTTTAATACCTCAATAATTATTAATCCCGAGGGAGAAATCGTATTAAAATATCGAAAACTTAACCCGTGGGTTCCTGTTGAACCATGGCAAGCAGGCAATTTAGGGTTGCCGGTCTGTGAGGGACCGGGTGGAAGCATATTATCAGTTTGTATTTGCCATGATGGGATGTTCCCGGAAATCGCGAGAGAAGCAGCTTACAAGGGTGCCAATGTGCTGATCCGAATTTCCGGATATAGCACACAAGTCAACGATCAATGGATATTAACGAATCGTTCAAATGCATGGCAAAATTTAATGTACACACTGTCTGTCAACTTGGCCGGATACGATGGGACATTCTATTACTTTGGAGAAGGTCAGGCGTGCAATTTCGATGGAACAACATTGGTGCAGGGTCACCGAAATCCATATGAAATTGTCACAGCAGAAATTTATCCGAAATTAGCTGACCAGGCTCGATTAGACTGGGGACTAGAAAACAATATCTATAATTTGGGGACACGTGGGTATGTAGCAACCCCTGGTGGAGTCAAAGAAAATCCTTATACCTTCATCCAGGATTTGGCTGAGAACAACTACAAATTACCTTGGGAAGACAAAATTAAGATTAAGGATGGTTCAATTTACGGCTATCCAGTTAATAAGGAAATGAGCAATAAATAA
- the yyaC gene encoding spore protease YyaC: protein MKLNIKDYKNANAYYENELELYHLSKFIHHLIPCNRSIVIVCIGTDRSTGDSLGPLTGMMLSQKNLVNVIVYGTLSSPVHAVNLKDVMRKIYKSFDNPFVIGVDSCLGDKANIGMIYADNEPINPGAALNKKLPIVGDISLSGVVNAANYLESIVLQNTRLNLVMNMAKAISECLTTALQIQVVSKVF, encoded by the coding sequence TTGAAATTAAATATTAAGGATTACAAAAATGCAAATGCCTATTATGAAAATGAGTTAGAACTTTATCATTTATCTAAATTTATTCATCATCTAATCCCATGCAATAGATCAATCGTTATTGTTTGTATTGGCACAGATCGATCAACAGGTGATTCACTAGGACCACTAACCGGTATGATGCTTAGTCAGAAAAATTTGGTTAATGTAATTGTTTATGGAACCTTAAGCAGTCCCGTACACGCCGTTAATCTTAAAGATGTTATGCGGAAAATATATAAATCATTTGATAATCCATTCGTTATTGGCGTTGATTCTTGTCTAGGGGATAAAGCCAATATAGGAATGATTTATGCAGATAATGAACCGATTAATCCAGGAGCAGCGTTAAATAAAAAATTACCAATAGTAGGTGATATAAGCCTATCAGGAGTCGTTAATGCAGCGAATTATTTAGAATCGATTGTATTGCAAAATACGAGATTAAATTTAGTTATGAATATGGCGAAAGCTATCTCGGAGTGTTTAACGACTGCATTACAAATACAGGTAGTGTCAAAAGTTTTTTGA
- the rpoN gene encoding RNA polymerase factor sigma-54 yields the protein MSLELVQKQSQQLRMAPAMYQSVKLLQYNNLELADILLEKSLENPLLNFADSDRQADYFSYSGRDQTKSTTDVLEETLAQTVDFRERLHRDLHMLKVDKEYLMAADLLIDSLNDNGYLDVEPEEVLRNSGLNRDGMKQALVAVQSLDPAGIGARSLTDCLLLQLRRRETRNQLAETIISEYSNYFLTEDWTGLCQSLNVTEESVKKAVSEIRRLDPAPARNFHKESVQYVVPDMSIIKNGDNLALELEDRYLPKVTIARSEFELYFKNADDETKSYLRKKMNEANWLVSSLSKRRQTIIALAQLVMEHQRLYFLSGDEKYLQSLTMNQAAKQLQVAESTVSRTVANKYVQTPYGLYPLKRFFVKGIETRTGTASVFKIKSLIRTWINNEDKKKPLADIKLVDLLGEQGLQCSRRVVSKYRRECGIGSTVERREIR from the coding sequence ATGAGCCTGGAACTCGTTCAGAAACAGTCCCAGCAATTAAGAATGGCACCCGCGATGTATCAGTCAGTGAAGTTGCTGCAATATAATAATCTGGAATTGGCAGACATTCTTCTTGAAAAGAGTCTTGAGAATCCATTACTTAACTTTGCAGATTCGGATCGCCAGGCTGATTATTTCTCCTATTCGGGTAGAGACCAAACTAAAAGTACAACCGATGTGCTTGAAGAAACACTGGCTCAGACGGTTGATTTTCGTGAACGGCTGCATCGGGATCTTCATATGTTGAAGGTCGACAAAGAATACTTAATGGCTGCGGATCTACTGATCGATAGTCTGAATGATAATGGATACTTAGATGTGGAGCCTGAAGAGGTACTCAGAAATTCCGGATTGAATCGGGACGGTATGAAACAGGCGCTTGTGGCTGTTCAGTCGCTTGATCCGGCTGGCATTGGTGCCCGGTCTCTTACCGATTGTCTGCTTCTTCAGCTCAGGAGGAGAGAAACCCGCAATCAACTAGCAGAGACGATTATCTCAGAATATAGTAACTACTTTTTGACAGAAGACTGGACGGGGCTTTGTCAATCGTTGAATGTAACGGAGGAATCAGTTAAGAAAGCGGTCTCGGAGATCCGGAGGCTTGATCCTGCACCTGCCCGTAATTTTCATAAAGAATCAGTCCAGTATGTTGTTCCTGATATGTCAATTATTAAGAATGGGGATAATCTAGCATTGGAATTAGAAGATCGTTACCTGCCAAAAGTGACGATTGCTCGCTCTGAGTTCGAGTTGTATTTTAAGAATGCAGATGATGAAACCAAGAGTTATCTGCGTAAAAAAATGAATGAAGCCAACTGGTTGGTGTCAAGTCTTTCCAAACGTAGACAAACGATTATTGCTCTTGCTCAACTGGTCATGGAGCATCAGCGACTTTATTTTCTGTCCGGAGACGAAAAATATCTCCAGTCATTAACAATGAACCAAGCGGCGAAACAACTTCAAGTGGCTGAATCGACTGTCAGTCGGACTGTAGCTAATAAGTATGTTCAGACGCCATACGGCCTTTATCCGTTAAAAAGATTTTTTGTCAAAGGGATTGAAACACGAACAGGTACTGCTTCAGTTTTTAAGATCAAGTCTTTGATCCGGACATGGATTAATAATGAAGATAAGAAAAAACCGCTTGCCGATATAAAACTGGTCGACTTGCTCGGGGAACAAGGATTGCAATGTTCAAGACGTGTTGTATCAAAATATCGCCGAGAATGCGGGATAGGTTCAACTGTTGAGCGGAGAGAGATCAGGTAA
- a CDS encoding APC family permease: protein MLNQGKFKREITLSDLIFIGFGSMFGSGWLFASSHVASIAGPAGLISWVIGGISILLLGLIFAELGAALPQAGAIVRFPVYSHGSIMGYLMGFITLIANTSLVAIEVEAARQYAASWAPFLTEEGSTMPTISGWLFQFLLLILFFVLNYWSVKIFARSNMIITLFKFIVPLLTIVVLLTQIKFENFTVSGFSPFGINGIQSAISVGGIIFAYLGLTPIVSVASEVKNPQKTIPIALILSTILATAIYLFLQIAFIGAIPTNILSSGWSGISSEFSLPFRDIAVSLGLGWLTWFIISDAIISPTGTGNIFLSASSRVVYGWAKSGTLFKVFQKIDKKSGVPRSALWLSFLLSVFWTLPFPSWEKLISVVSAALVLSYAIAPISAAALRKNAPDLSRPFYLKGMAIIGPLSFIIASLIVYWSGWNTIFWLLGSQIVMFLIYLLFKRVVPTDKTSFAQQIKSSLWLIFYYAAMMVISYLGTFGGNEMVSQPWDFIVVTAISVTSYYWGAYTGLPKAIIDDVSDETEEEVPINRVRQM, encoded by the coding sequence TTGTTAAATCAAGGAAAATTTAAACGAGAAATTACATTATCAGACCTTATTTTTATCGGATTCGGTTCTATGTTTGGTTCAGGATGGCTTTTCGCGTCAAGTCATGTCGCCTCAATTGCCGGGCCAGCTGGACTGATATCATGGGTTATCGGCGGCATTTCCATTCTTTTACTTGGGTTAATTTTTGCTGAACTTGGTGCAGCTCTTCCCCAGGCAGGCGCTATAGTTCGTTTCCCCGTCTATTCTCATGGGTCTATAATGGGCTATCTTATGGGTTTTATCACACTCATTGCTAATACCAGTCTTGTCGCTATAGAAGTTGAAGCTGCCCGCCAATACGCGGCTTCATGGGCACCCTTTCTCACTGAGGAGGGATCTACGATGCCAACCATTTCCGGATGGCTATTTCAATTTCTGCTACTGATTTTATTCTTTGTCCTAAATTACTGGAGTGTGAAGATCTTTGCAAGATCTAATATGATAATTACGCTATTTAAGTTTATTGTTCCCTTACTGACAATCGTTGTTCTGTTAACTCAAATCAAGTTTGAGAATTTCACAGTGAGTGGTTTTTCTCCCTTTGGTATTAATGGTATCCAGTCAGCTATTTCCGTCGGTGGCATTATATTCGCCTATCTTGGGTTAACGCCGATTGTGTCTGTGGCTAGCGAGGTAAAAAATCCGCAAAAAACCATTCCTATTGCGCTGATTTTATCAACCATCCTAGCTACTGCTATCTATCTTTTTTTACAAATCGCTTTTATAGGTGCCATTCCAACGAATATACTCTCTTCAGGCTGGAGTGGTATTTCCAGCGAATTCAGTCTTCCATTCAGAGATATTGCGGTGAGTCTCGGCCTTGGGTGGCTCACGTGGTTTATCATATCCGATGCCATTATTTCACCAACGGGTACGGGTAACATTTTTCTGTCAGCATCTTCCCGAGTCGTGTATGGTTGGGCAAAAAGCGGAACATTATTTAAGGTATTTCAAAAAATTGATAAAAAATCAGGTGTCCCTCGTTCAGCTTTATGGCTTTCTTTCCTGCTTTCTGTTTTTTGGACTTTGCCTTTTCCTTCCTGGGAGAAATTAATCAGCGTTGTTTCTGCTGCTTTAGTCTTGAGTTATGCCATTGCTCCGATATCGGCTGCTGCTTTAAGAAAAAATGCTCCCGATCTGTCGCGCCCGTTTTATTTAAAAGGAATGGCTATTATTGGTCCCTTATCCTTTATCATTGCTTCTCTAATTGTTTATTGGTCTGGTTGGAATACCATTTTCTGGCTGCTCGGATCGCAAATAGTGATGTTTCTTATTTATCTACTGTTTAAACGTGTTGTCCCAACAGACAAGACATCTTTTGCTCAGCAAATCAAGTCATCACTATGGTTGATCTTCTATTACGCTGCAATGATGGTTATTTCTTACTTAGGGACATTCGGCGGAAATGAAATGGTCTCTCAGCCATGGGATTTTATTGTGGTGACGGCTATTTCAGTTACCTCATATTATTGGGGCGCATATACTGGTTTGCCTAAAGCCATTATTGATGATGTTTCGGATGAAACGGAGGAAGAAGTGCCTATAAATCGAGTTAGACAGATGTAG
- a CDS encoding acetylornithine/succinylornithine family transaminase — protein MKLSEVHKTSDEIKALTKKYMIETYERYDFVAQSAKGMYLYDEQGNGYLDFYGGIAVNSAGNCNEKVVAAVRDQVGEIMHTFNYPYTIPQALLAELICETLHMDKIFFQSTGTEANEAMIKMARKYGVTKYGPNKYHIVTAKGSFHGRTYGALSATGQPDNACQIGFKPMLPGFSYAEFNNVDDFRSKVTDDTIAIMLEPIQGEGGVKPATPEFMKGIVALCQEKGLLLLFDEVQCGWCRSGKIMAYMDYGVKPDIVSMAKALGGGMPISAICATEQVGKAFTMGSHGTTFGGNPVCCAAAYAEVKELLDRDLAGNAKEVGAYLVEKLQTLPHVKEVRGKGLMIGVEFDAPIGYAVKHGCFDRRMLVTLIGDRIIRLIPPLIASKNDCDKAYEILKDSVAASTEINYQS, from the coding sequence ATGAAACTATCTGAAGTCCATAAAACGTCGGACGAGATAAAAGCATTAACAAAAAAGTATATGATTGAGACGTATGAACGCTATGATTTCGTGGCCCAAAGTGCCAAGGGAATGTATCTTTACGATGAACAGGGAAATGGTTACCTTGATTTTTACGGCGGGATTGCCGTAAACAGTGCGGGTAACTGCAATGAGAAGGTTGTAGCGGCTGTTCGTGATCAAGTCGGCGAGATCATGCATACCTTCAATTATCCCTATACTATACCCCAGGCATTGCTTGCGGAGCTGATCTGCGAGACATTGCACATGGATAAAATCTTTTTTCAAAGCACAGGGACCGAAGCCAATGAAGCCATGATTAAAATGGCCCGCAAGTATGGTGTGACAAAATATGGACCGAACAAATACCACATCGTGACCGCTAAAGGCAGCTTCCACGGACGAACTTATGGCGCTCTGTCAGCGACAGGACAGCCAGACAATGCCTGCCAGATTGGATTCAAACCAATGCTCCCTGGGTTCAGCTATGCTGAATTTAACAATGTGGATGATTTTCGTTCCAAGGTTACGGATGATACTATTGCGATTATGCTAGAACCGATCCAGGGTGAAGGTGGCGTTAAGCCGGCGACTCCAGAATTTATGAAGGGAATTGTCGCGTTATGTCAAGAGAAGGGGCTGCTGTTGCTTTTTGATGAAGTACAGTGCGGCTGGTGCCGGAGCGGTAAAATTATGGCCTACATGGATTACGGCGTTAAGCCGGACATTGTATCAATGGCCAAGGCACTCGGCGGCGGGATGCCGATTTCTGCTATTTGCGCTACTGAGCAAGTCGGCAAGGCGTTTACAATGGGTTCGCATGGAACCACATTTGGCGGTAATCCAGTCTGTTGTGCGGCGGCCTATGCAGAGGTAAAAGAATTGCTGGATCGGGATCTTGCTGGAAACGCGAAGGAAGTCGGGGCATATCTAGTAGAAAAGCTGCAAACATTGCCTCATGTAAAGGAGGTCAGAGGTAAGGGTCTGATGATTGGTGTGGAATTTGATGCTCCGATCGGTTACGCCGTGAAGCATGGGTGCTTCGACCGTCGCATGCTTGTCACGCTTATAGGTGACCGTATCATTCGACTGATACCACCGCTTATTGCCAGCAAGAATGACTGTGATAAGGCCTATGAAATTTTAAAAGATTCGGTTGCAGCAAGTACAGAGATCAATTATCAAAGCTAA
- the prdB gene encoding D-proline reductase (dithiol) protein PrdB: MTLTVARGIKSEIFVPITPKPVWTDLNKPLNQCTVALCTAGGVHLKSQKRFVLSGDYSFRKIPSEVPTSEMMVSHGGYDNSDVNKDINSMLPIDRLRELQAQGYIGKLAPTMIGFMGGGGNVEKFKSETGPAIAQILKDEGVDIALFTGGCGTCHRSATIVERAVEAAGIATAIIAALPPIAKQQGAPRITAPHVPIGSNAGEPNNIEMQTAILKDTLKAVEEMDTFGQMRVLPYEYRHN, encoded by the coding sequence ATGACATTAACAGTTGCTAGAGGTATAAAGTCGGAGATTTTTGTTCCAATTACACCAAAACCAGTATGGACAGACTTAAATAAACCATTAAATCAATGTACAGTGGCTTTATGTACCGCAGGAGGTGTCCATCTGAAATCTCAGAAACGATTTGTTCTATCAGGAGATTATTCGTTCCGAAAGATTCCATCAGAGGTACCGACCTCAGAAATGATGGTAAGTCATGGCGGATATGATAACAGTGATGTCAATAAAGATATCAATTCGATGTTACCCATTGATCGTCTGAGAGAATTACAAGCCCAAGGATATATTGGCAAACTTGCACCAACAATGATTGGCTTTATGGGCGGCGGTGGCAACGTGGAAAAATTCAAGAGTGAAACCGGGCCAGCTATTGCGCAAATCCTTAAGGATGAGGGGGTAGATATCGCACTATTTACTGGCGGCTGCGGGACGTGTCATCGTTCGGCAACCATCGTTGAACGGGCTGTTGAAGCCGCCGGCATTGCAACGGCAATCATTGCTGCTCTGCCTCCGATAGCGAAACAACAGGGAGCGCCTCGAATCACTGCACCCCATGTCCCAATTGGTTCCAACGCAGGTGAGCCTAACAACATTGAGATGCAGACAGCGATTTTGAAGGATACGCTCAAAGCAGTTGAAGAAATGGATACATTTGGACAGATGAGAGTTCTTCCTTATGAATATAGACACAATTAA
- a CDS encoding CBO2463/CBO2479 domain-containing protein: MNYELTPTLLPGKIIEVTDLGVKVTLKGRMGIIQVPMRCVITDKQLQVGQTIQVYLSYIQVL, from the coding sequence GTGAATTATGAACTCACACCAACCCTGTTACCTGGCAAAATCATAGAAGTTACCGATCTCGGTGTCAAGGTAACGCTTAAGGGTCGTATGGGGATCATTCAAGTTCCGATGAGATGTGTCATCACTGATAAACAGCTTCAGGTTGGTCAGACGATTCAAGTGTATCTAAGCTATATTCAGGTTTTATAA
- the prdA gene encoding D-proline reductase (dithiol) proprotein PrdA: MSISSETVNQHKNDPAVLCCLRQKGTIISASDLEDPTLFLELEESGLLTVPDDSLAIGQVIGATLEQDADAMTPLTPKIVSHYTEITHKAETQGSEHSITVATEQGQDQKGVIKFNINELKGQIELPTDWINNGLSFVPPQTSEKKPEKKEKKALRTLTQREFKVKQVNLGSQTDYENGILTIRKGLCKESLKADPLVKKVDMDIITPENRHVYSNTIMDVIPIATKVEGTLGAGRTHVMNGVVVVLTGIDEEGVQVHEFGSCEGYLDEKIRFGRPGCPDVNDIIVRVNVTVQANTGMERRGPYAAHKACDYIIQEIREVLKKAPSKACIKEDVFHDWKKPGRPRVVLVKEIMGQGAMHDNVILPVEPAGVKGGRRNVDLGNVPVVLSPNEVRDGGIHALTCIGPATKEDTRHYFREPLVNLMANDDEIDLAGIVFIGSPQVNDEKSFVSARLGALAEALNVEGAIVTTEGFGNNHIDFAENIEQIGSRGIEVVGVSFSAYQGQLVVGNKYMDAMVELNKDKEGFENEILGDSTLCQSDAERALLMLKTKMAGIPIEPANHKWSVDVVEGNQKLVHN, translated from the coding sequence ATGTCAATTTCCAGTGAAACAGTCAACCAGCATAAAAACGATCCAGCGGTACTTTGTTGCCTGAGACAAAAGGGAACCATTATTTCTGCGTCCGATCTCGAGGATCCGACTCTTTTCCTCGAACTCGAGGAATCTGGTCTCCTGACGGTACCTGATGATTCGTTAGCTATCGGACAAGTCATAGGAGCGACCTTGGAACAAGATGCAGATGCAATGACCCCTTTAACACCGAAAATAGTCAGCCATTATACCGAAATAACTCACAAAGCAGAAACGCAAGGGTCTGAACACTCTATAACAGTGGCAACAGAACAAGGACAAGATCAAAAGGGCGTTATTAAGTTTAATATTAATGAACTGAAAGGACAAATTGAACTTCCTACTGATTGGATAAATAACGGATTGTCCTTCGTTCCTCCGCAGACATCTGAGAAAAAGCCGGAGAAAAAAGAGAAAAAAGCACTTCGCACGCTGACTCAAAGAGAATTTAAAGTCAAGCAAGTTAATCTAGGGTCACAGACGGATTATGAAAACGGCATTCTGACGATTCGTAAGGGACTCTGTAAAGAATCCCTGAAAGCAGATCCCCTCGTTAAGAAAGTAGACATGGACATAATAACACCGGAAAATCGTCATGTATATTCGAACACGATCATGGACGTTATTCCAATTGCAACTAAGGTGGAGGGCACGTTAGGGGCAGGAAGGACTCACGTGATGAATGGTGTCGTCGTCGTACTGACCGGTATCGATGAAGAAGGCGTTCAAGTCCACGAGTTTGGTTCTTGCGAAGGGTATCTTGATGAGAAGATTCGCTTCGGACGCCCGGGTTGCCCGGATGTAAATGATATTATTGTCCGGGTCAATGTAACGGTGCAAGCAAATACCGGTATGGAGCGACGTGGTCCTTACGCTGCTCATAAAGCCTGTGATTATATTATTCAGGAAATCCGTGAAGTTCTGAAAAAGGCGCCATCTAAAGCCTGTATCAAAGAGGATGTATTTCATGACTGGAAAAAGCCAGGCAGACCACGTGTCGTACTTGTCAAGGAAATTATGGGTCAGGGGGCGATGCATGACAATGTGATCCTTCCAGTTGAGCCGGCAGGCGTTAAAGGCGGGCGACGCAATGTTGACCTTGGCAATGTTCCCGTCGTTCTTTCTCCGAATGAAGTACGAGATGGTGGGATTCATGCGCTGACGTGTATCGGCCCCGCTACAAAAGAGGACACCCGTCATTATTTCCGGGAGCCATTGGTTAATTTGATGGCAAATGATGATGAAATTGATCTGGCTGGTATCGTTTTTATCGGCAGTCCACAGGTAAATGACGAAAAGTCTTTTGTTTCCGCTCGGTTAGGTGCTTTAGCAGAAGCGTTGAATGTAGAAGGAGCCATCGTTACAACTGAAGGGTTTGGAAACAATCATATCGATTTTGCGGAAAATATCGAACAGATTGGCAGCCGAGGTATAGAAGTCGTGGGCGTTTCTTTCAGTGCTTATCAGGGACAATTAGTCGTCGGCAACAAATATATGGATGCCATGGTTGAACTGAATAAAGACAAAGAAGGATTTGAAAATGAAATTCTTGGCGACAGTACGCTGTGCCAGTCGGATGCCGAACGTGCTCTACTCATGTTGAAAACGAAAATGGCAGGAATTCCGATCGAACCAGCAAACCATAAATGGTCAGTGGACGTGGTTGAGGGAAACCAGAAACTTGTTCATAACTGA
- the prdC gene encoding proline reductase-associated electron transfer protein PrdC, which translates to MTQIYKLLLKQHIGNPDSPCVKEGDVVKRGSRIASANGLGADLHASVSGKVIKVTPEAILIKGDKPEKDEFESLRPGTIAERVRSAGIVGMGGAGFPTGIKLSQKISGGTVIVNAAECEPILLHNIAQIESNPDEVYRGLLYAMEAVDAARGVIAIKAKHKKAVSLIKEAINDDRVSVFLMPDLYPVGEERALIRDILGKLLPPEERVITANAIVINSETLSRVTQAVELGRPAVSKNLTIAGKLYGGAKSIPLMDVPIGTRIGDLIESVGGIDGDYGEILMGGPFTGHRVTLDDVVTKTSGGIIVTMPFLKERSPIGLLVCACSADETRMKEMAYEMGGDVVDVQKCKYAVKARGALRCQNPGVCPGQADRLLKLRKAGAKAVLIGNCSDCTNTVMQIAPKLHLHVHHVTDSAMRAMGLHLIRKLH; encoded by the coding sequence TTGACTCAAATTTATAAACTCCTTTTAAAACAGCACATCGGTAATCCGGATAGTCCGTGCGTAAAGGAGGGAGATGTCGTTAAAAGGGGCAGTCGGATTGCTAGCGCAAATGGTCTGGGAGCAGATTTGCACGCAAGTGTTTCCGGCAAAGTCATCAAGGTGACGCCCGAAGCGATTCTAATCAAGGGAGACAAACCCGAGAAAGACGAGTTTGAATCGCTCCGGCCTGGAACGATTGCAGAGCGGGTCCGTTCAGCAGGGATCGTCGGGATGGGGGGCGCAGGATTCCCAACCGGAATCAAACTAAGCCAGAAGATATCCGGCGGAACGGTGATTGTTAACGCGGCCGAATGTGAGCCAATACTCTTACACAATATTGCTCAGATTGAATCGAACCCCGATGAAGTCTATCGTGGACTGCTCTACGCTATGGAAGCTGTGGATGCGGCACGTGGCGTCATTGCGATCAAGGCCAAACATAAAAAAGCCGTATCGCTTATAAAAGAAGCCATTAACGATGACCGTGTATCCGTTTTTCTCATGCCTGACTTATACCCTGTGGGTGAGGAAAGGGCACTGATTCGTGATATTCTCGGCAAGTTGCTTCCTCCGGAGGAACGTGTCATTACCGCTAATGCTATTGTCATTAATTCGGAAACCCTTTCTCGTGTTACACAGGCTGTCGAACTTGGTCGGCCGGCCGTTTCCAAAAATTTAACGATTGCTGGAAAATTGTATGGAGGGGCTAAATCAATTCCCCTTATGGATGTACCTATTGGCACGCGCATCGGTGATTTAATCGAATCGGTCGGTGGAATCGATGGAGATTATGGTGAAATTCTGATGGGTGGTCCATTTACCGGCCACAGAGTGACACTGGATGATGTGGTGACTAAGACAAGTGGTGGCATTATCGTTACAATGCCCTTCCTGAAAGAACGCTCACCCATTGGCCTACTCGTTTGTGCTTGTAGTGCCGATGAAACTCGGATGAAGGAAATGGCCTATGAGATGGGGGGAGACGTCGTCGATGTGCAAAAATGTAAATATGCTGTAAAAGCCCGTGGTGCGCTCAGATGCCAAAATCCCGGTGTCTGCCCCGGCCAGGCTGATCGACTGCTCAAACTAAGAAAGGCTGGGGCAAAAGCAGTATTGATTGGCAATTGCAGCGATTGTACCAATACAGTGATGCAGATTGCACCCAAGCTCCATCTTCATGTGCATCACGTAACGGACAGTGCGATGCGTGCCATGGGTCTACATCTTATTCGGAAGCTTCACTAA
- a CDS encoding proline racemase family protein produces the protein MLYRKSLFAIDSHTMGEPTRIILEGFPKVDGETMMEKKNYLKKYYDHLRCAVINEPRGHKDMFGAVLLMPTRREADLGVVFLDGGGYLNMCGHGSMGVATVAVDRGLVPVTEPFTYVTLEAPAGLIHTKVKVENGRAKEVSIINVPAFLYRSDVDIHVPKLGKIQLDIAFGGNFFALVDAEKMGISLVRDDLNKLLEEGIAIRNAVNRQVKIRHPLLPDIHSVDLVEFYGPAQSADATMRNVVVFGEKQVDRSPCGTGTSAKIAQLFAKGKLKIGEYLVNESITGTRFKGCALKETTVKDYPAVIPEITGRAYVTGENRLLFDDQDPFEYGLTSIVGREVHS, from the coding sequence ATGCTCTATCGAAAAAGCCTTTTTGCGATTGATTCGCATACAATGGGCGAACCCACAAGAATTATCTTGGAGGGGTTTCCGAAAGTTGACGGGGAGACCATGATGGAAAAGAAAAATTATCTCAAGAAGTATTATGACCATCTTCGTTGTGCCGTCATAAACGAGCCACGGGGACATAAGGATATGTTCGGTGCCGTGCTTCTGATGCCTACTCGCCGAGAAGCGGATTTAGGTGTCGTATTTTTAGATGGCGGGGGTTACCTGAACATGTGTGGTCATGGGTCGATGGGTGTCGCAACAGTAGCTGTTGATCGCGGATTAGTGCCGGTTACTGAGCCTTTTACGTACGTAACACTGGAGGCACCTGCGGGTTTGATCCACACAAAGGTCAAAGTGGAGAATGGCAGGGCAAAGGAAGTCAGTATTATTAATGTGCCGGCTTTTCTTTACAGGTCAGATGTAGACATCCATGTTCCCAAATTAGGGAAAATTCAGTTAGACATTGCGTTCGGTGGTAACTTTTTCGCGCTGGTCGATGCGGAGAAAATGGGTATCTCGCTTGTAAGAGACGATTTAAACAAACTACTGGAGGAAGGCATTGCCATACGAAATGCCGTTAACCGACAAGTTAAAATCCGGCATCCTCTGCTTCCCGACATTCACTCAGTCGATCTGGTGGAATTCTATGGGCCGGCGCAATCAGCCGACGCGACCATGCGGAATGTTGTTGTATTTGGGGAAAAGCAGGTTGATCGTTCACCCTGTGGGACAGGAACGAGTGCGAAAATTGCCCAGCTCTTTGCAAAAGGAAAGCTGAAGATCGGTGAATATCTTGTGAATGAAAGTATTACAGGTACCCGGTTCAAGGGATGCGCTTTGAAAGAAACGACTGTTAAAGATTATCCGGCGGTTATTCCCGAAATTACTGGGCGAGCTTATGTAACGGGAGAAAACAGACTGCTTTTTGATGACCAGGATCCATTTGAATATGGTTTAACGAGCATAGTCGGAAGGGAGGTACATAGTTGA